Proteins from a single region of Theileria parva strain Muguga chromosome 1, complete sequence, whole genome shotgun sequence:
- the NEP1 gene encoding EMG1/NEP1 methyltransferase family protein, whose protein sequence is MRIYVVLEDSDLRNTRESRLDILHQSLLILQDSILNKELCLKVYIRTVDNELIDVNPAFSVPRTLELFEVLIQSLVTNRKVKSTNNNILLQMLKNDWDSVKPVDGYSVGLSTLGRYESLKCFISKFDFKRPLIVHIGTTSHKHSKGTTENVDDVIKISPHSLTAAHCISKLLTELTLI, encoded by the exons ATGAGGATATACGTGGTATTGGAGGATAGTGATTTACGTAATACGAgg gagTCCAGACTAGACATTTTACATCAGTCCCTGCTAATACTCCAAGATTCCATTCTCAACAAG GAGTTGTGTTTGAAGGTGTATATAAGAACGGTGGATAATGAGTTGATAGATGTGAATCCTGCGTTTTCGGTTCCGAGGACTCTTGAGTTATTTGAGGTTCTCATTCAATCTCTCGTCACTAATCGCAAAGTCAAATCcactaataataacataCTACTACAG ATGTTGAAGAATGATTGGGATAGTGTGAAGCCTGTGGATGGTTATAGTGTTGGTTTATCTACGCTGGGACGTTACGAGAGTTTAAAGTGTTTTATATCCAAGTTTGACTTTAAACGGCCACTGATTGTGCATATCGGAACTACTTCCCATAAGCACTCCAAAGGTACCACCGAAAACGTCGACGACGTTATTAAAATCTCACCACACTCACTCACCGCCGCTCACTGCATCTCCAAACTTCTCACAGAACTCACTCTCATATAA